atcttttggaggttggtcaaatattttagttacaaaacatgtttctattaaaatttattagaaatatttaatgtattgaaaacacagaggcactgtttatcCAACAGAAAAGTTCAACGGACTGGATtcttgaagagaagacagacatgattttgcttatggcaaaatgtgtttgaaaaaatagaaaataaataacttgtatacataaaagcagcttttcttaaatagccccaggaaaaaagaaaatgcatagttacaaaattcagaagcattatgctccattaaatgaaagcgtagttttttgtttctggaatgtcATGAATGCCTTTGGGTTGGCTGGTAACTGGTACTCAAAGTGGTACTTTACtagtaaacttccttttttcagaagttctccagacttgatgcaaacctaaaatagaattttggtgtaaatacttcaagcctaacaactacaaaaagcattatgttAATCATGCTTTATGGCAAGCAAAGCTGCGCTGGTACTAGCCAACTACaatgctttaaagtaatataaaaatagagtaacaaaacctgttggatAAGGCTGTGCCTTCTGATCAGAAATCACGAAGAGCAAAGCAGTCTTCctctacaatgaaaacattttagatctctgtctatctatctatctatcaagctattttaagatggggggaggggctccaacacatctcttttctgtcttctgtagtCTATGAAATCAATATGGTtaggaaaaaccttttatttttttcttcctaatagattgtatgttaataatccatttagcctggcaaaaaagcttaatgaaatatGCTATTACAGTAGGGCTTGTTTCTAAGTCATATACATTAGTGGAAGTGCCCTAatagatttggggctttttttcttcttcttgttttgttttgtcattaatttggttgggtttttttaataggcaaccAAGCTactgtttgcagaaggaaagtagaattgTCAAATGTATGTTCTTCGTCCAGACCTCCACAGTTAGGATTTTCTGATGTTCCCATATCAACAAAGACAATCACCATACCCAGGCATCAGACTTCcccagaactgaataaaacttgGTGTGATGGTATCTTGGAAGAATACCAGTCTGCAGATGAGGAATGCTTCTGGAGCAATGTAACTCTTGCAGACTTGTATCCAGGGATGTTAGAGTTACTTACAAGGCTCATGACAAAGCAGACTCGGATAAAAgagtcaaaatacatgtttggacAATTAAGGCACAGAAGACACCCTTCTGGAAGACCAAAGCTCAGTGTCACCTTAGTCAAAATAAGAGGGTTCAGACCTCCTAAACTGAAGCGAGCACAGCCTAGCATATGCAGCAGTAGACATGAAGACATCCAGAATCAAACTTTCGGAAATGAGAATAGAGAACTTCGTGATGACAAGAGGTCCATTAATAATTTGTCTGGTGTGGTACCTTATTCTTACATTgatacaaatgaaatcaaaatggaCTGCTCTGACTCAAGTTTAGTACCTAGAAAAGGCCCAAAATTCTCCAAACggactgtttttcctgatgttataACTACAATGGGAGAGACGTTTCTAGTTGAAGATGAGTTACAGACTACTGTCTCACTtaatccaaaatgcaaagaaagtgaaaaatttgcttACCAGTGTCCTTCAGAATACTGTTTTATAACGTCTGCTGCCAGTTCAGGGTCAACAGGACTTCATCCGGTAAAAGAGagtaaaactcaaaaaaattacttttcttgtggTGATACCTCAGAGTTGTGTTCATCTACTTGCAGTTCCTATGGCAATAGTCATGCTTTTACACCTGTTGCAAACTGTTCTCTTGCAAGAGCATCAAATACTTTGCTCATAAATCCCgaaaaaataacctctgaaagacaaattgCTTTCGAGCACAAgcacttattttccttgttgtctACAAAGCAGAGTCCTTCAAAGATGccccagaaatacaaagatgcatttgaaaagctctactacaagctgtgtccccaagaaatccaaaagcctttgaCATTGACAAGATCTCTTGCAAATTCACAGAACCTTGAAGGTAAAGGAAGATTAGTGAAGAGTAATTTAAGTCATTCTGTGAGGTCCCATACACCGTGTGACAGAGAATTTGACAGGATTTATGAGCAATTGTGTAGTGGGGGTGTTCCAAAACTTCCTGGGTTTCAGAGagcttcaaatttaaagaagtatGGAGGAGTACAGATGTCAGAAACTGTAAATGCTCTGGTTAACTCGCCTGTTCAAACTTTATCTGCATCTCCCAGAGTTAAAAGACTGGGGAATTTCCAAAACGATCCTCTTTGTTCACCAGTAAAGTGACTGAGAGGTATACCGGAACGTTATCTatcttcaacaaaatgtgaacagattgcTCACAGAAGAAACGCTGAACTTCAGACCGACGGCATGAGGTTTTTGAACCCATACATTGTCAGTAACCCCAGCATTTTTGAGAGTCACAACTGCCAGAGTGAGGTAGTTAAAGGACCTTGTAAAACTATAATATTGTGCAGtctttgatatttggaaaaggGCTTAAAAATAGATTGGAGCTGGAAGCTTTTTAAGCAAGTGGCAGCTTACTTCTTGTGCTATTTGGTCAGTAGAGTTGTTTTACatctttggggttttggggattttaatttgctaaaatataagtCGTATCAGGTCTCCTGGATCATGTGAGGAAGTCCACTATATTTAATAACCTTGAAAGTGGTTATACAATGCTCAATAATAGATTGTGTTTTAATGGACTGTGTCACTGGttaaaataatctcagacagtgagcctgttaattaaggtggtgtccttctgaaatgataaCACTTTGTAGGTGAACGAATTGAGGCGAACCAATTAAACTTTACctggttccactgaaatcattagacttgttgatttaaatattaaatccagcccttatttccaggttcccagtcatttcttctgaggcaagctgtgacataatacatgagtttttccatcgatgtaatctgttaatgctttattctcagggctctggatttcatgctgcgtcagataaaacttttcttggtgTTCCTGGTACTTCCTTGCAAGGTTAGTGTCAGAGACTTTATGAATTACTGCTTTAGCAATCACAAGCACTTCTTCAAGGGTAGATCTACAAATCTCAATAGACCGCTGTCTAGgtgacagctcttcttcctcagtaacAGTTGGGTATGTTCAAGTGTTCCTTTAAGGAATCTATacagaaaagggttttctgaatcacatgtaaacagcaatttaagaagcttttctttaggtTAACTGGGACTTTTCCTACTAAAGTGTTGCTTATACCCAttggttttctcccttcctttttcctattttatttaaaatttgctgttgcttttactttacaTATCTACCTGTTCAGCAGGAAATGCATACTTTATTAATCCTACACTTGAGTAAccacatgcttttgtttggattctTTATCTTTACAAAAACTTGCAATTGAGTTGTTGCATGCTACTGTCACTTGCTTAGGTGAATTAGATTGTTAGCCTggataaaaaggcttttgctaattcaggacagtagaattttagaattttcaaaatacaccaccaaaactagcttagtttaagattcaaaaatgctaatcttctgattttctttttaaaatctaattttggtttaaagcatgTCTGTAACATAACATGAACTTTTGTTCCTACtaagtttggtttatttttatgaaccttgtcatcaagataacaactaacatgtaaaggaaaatactgaagaagatgccttgaaatattgtcaactggtatacaagaagaaaatagcagaagaaatgtacttctttgcatgtttcttgccttgttgcattttcattgctggttaattgtaaataatttgtttatttgaggtggacatctgtttattttgccttcctcaaattttaactaatactttatgtattatgtttttttttttttctggtatcagCAGTTCCTTCTACGTTTTTCTAATGGCATAAGCATTTTTGCAGAACTATAGCTTATACTTAAGTACAGTGTGCAAAATGTATTGGAAATTAAGTTTTGCCAGCACCTTttgcattagaatatttttgtaaggaaacttGCTCATTGAAGTATGCCAGTGAAGTATTACCCATGTCTTAACAGgctaacattttaacaacataCAGTAGTGTCCATGCTACTCAGCATTGTTCTTATCCTTTTCATACTACTGTTTTCTACCACCAGAATCTGGGATTGCAGGTACCAACTCTGGTTGGCCTAGTGCAGTGAAGAATTGCAGcagtcccagaaatgcacagtactgtcgcaaaaggtaagttcttcctcaaaaagaaaatccaaaagaaattcttggtgctttacatctatattaaaggtgtggaggctgttgcttacatgtgtccttctagaatgaaaatcagatcgGATGCTTGGGAAAGCCCAAGCTAATCAGACCTGCAGACTCAAACACTGGGAAGCAAGTGTCTGGACAAAACTAGCCAGACTTCAGCATGGCTGGCCAGTGAACGTAAGGTAGTAAGATGGCTTGACTGAATAGCTACTCtagtccttctttctgttccttgtagacgcatttattattttagatataactcAGATGGACTGCCAGCTGACAAGCTTCCTTGGGCCTGTAGTGTGTCGTTCTTGTATATGGTTCCAAGGAGTGAGGCTCTTGTTTAATGGCTACACAGCCctcagaagttttatgcttaagccacttggcaaaatgctgcatttgtaatgaatggtggtggaaagaaaccagtattgtcttcctgtctcaaacttgatagcctttctggagaaggtgattatgaaagacttatttcagaaaaagaaatgttcataactaaaacttttcttgagctctgtgtgactgctgttgtacagctatagtgctatactgaattgtcagatgtaaactaaaatggttcaaaatatgccatttcttaagtaatatgcaaggaaataattacattctcacttgtatCTTTCCCTTTTAGCTATTGGTGAATACATTCCGAGCTTACATGGGGAAGTTTAAGAGATACTTATATAATTTAGGTTAAGAGAGTAGCATTAcggagacattaaaatgacataggatgaaaagttttctctctagctgaGAGCACATAGGAATGTGGACAAGGAGTCCTGCTGGGTGGGTCTTTTGGGACTGTTTGAAAGTTGATGGTTGTTTTAAACTAAGGATTAATTTTTACTGGAATCAATACCATGTGAATGCTGAGATACCAGCTTCTACAACTCCTTTccaaaatgtcttcagaagGGCAGGTCCTTCAAAGTGGCAGTCTGGATCGTATTTCTTGCTCAGTCTCTAAATGTGCTTGGAAGACACTTTAGAACACTTAACTTAGCCATTTTCTAACATGGTTTAGTTTGTCAGTTTGTCAGGTTATTGCCTCTAATCATTCACTGTTTTTCCAGAACGAAGAAGCAGATATCACTTTATGATTACATATTTGGTTTATGAAGCCACTTCAAATGTTCTCTCCTTTGTAGTATGAATCAAGCCCATTAATCTCATGGGATCATCATGAATGGCTTCTAcgtttgttgtgttttcagcaGCCAGCTGCTCACTGTTGAGATAAATGCTAACTTTGGAAGCCATCATGGTGGGGTTAGatgatctttcttcttcatcctcctctaaTGAagggcctttctttctcctcggCTTTCTGCGTTTTCCCTTGACACTGTGATCAAGTGAGGCATAACACATCTGATGGGCAGACTCCACCTAGATGAACATGCACTTTAACATTCAGTAGTTATGCTTGCTCTAAAGTTATGTCTAAGACTTTGAGTATGTCTACACCGTAATCATAATAGTGGCTGAAGTTTACCCAAATTAGCTCATTAAAAGTACAAATGATtcagctgtggcagcacagaaaacagaccaaCGTAACCTAACAGTAAATGACTCGTGTTCTTGGGGTagtgttggaacgataaaggactcagcattccgattcaatgtgaatcacgcagagacatttattacagaaacaagcctccttatatatgcaactatattctaatcacgcgtccacgctccaagcatggattcgctaaatgagtatcacaggctgtccatgcgctggagtctcactgatgatacgtccaaTGATTCACGCCATGttgggaccccgctgattgaggaaggcccctctttctcacagcagattctgttctcagcttctcgaagcggccttgagattccttagggccagactaattcagcgacaaatctttatctatcaaaacccctccgcacttccccctttctgttcttgaattagtcaggcccctTTAACCGCACGGTGAATCgtttttgaaatatactgcaacatagaacacgtgattaacaacataattacatataatgcagttaaaccttacttaataagatcaaacaactacctgcctattcttaaaaccttaattctactatgacaacattattaacacactattttaatagattcaaaataaccagacaagttaatacaatataTTCTCTTAAATTCCTAAAAGATTTATAACTGCGCAATTTATAGGGTAACATATTTAATACCATCAGCATATactaataattgaattaatatcttaaaagttatcttaacctatttaaaagatcaatagctTAAGATTAATATCCCTTCTAAATCTTTATCAGTTGCTAAATTTAGATTACTATGGTAGGgatatctcataattttaccttatctatgcattgactatctaatcATAATACCACCCTTTTGGATCTCCTGCTGATttttcaaattgccattctccacagaaggtacaccaccttcttactaataggcttctagaccaccatgtctgtgagcatctataacactgaattaggatccatggtttacatctgaaacagtcctcacaacttctctccctcctgtccatctcCATCCGTTGAATCTTTGTGGAATCCACTTCAGTCctcggcctgtaatgacacaaacataaccttttccccaggttatcaattgatgcggcctttttcattgactagtgatttgaccataactaacgTAGGTTCTTTCTGGTTTAGCATGgctttgggtcatacttgcaaagtatttcatcacttacaatgcttttgacaattggttttgtggtgtttcccctacttccccccctttgttttttttgttttttttttttttttttttgttttttttttttttttttttttttttaaaaaagaaaaaaacaacaaacaaacaaaaaaagttcagaaccagatacgtgtgttggatcttgactacgtactcagaatcacaaatcaaatgtagaggttcctccttaaaaagctctaagtaatttaaagctgcgccaagttctgctgatAGGGTTgaaacttcaataatttttacagaatgatgccaatcattatcttcacaccaaaccactacagctttatgagacttcccagaaccatcaacaaaaactttgcaagtatgtaggatcagaccaaatacaagtatggcctatgacctgatgttaaaggcttgcaggttctgcagcaatttacatttaggcatgccaaaagctgtgctgttaaaaaaaatagctagtgcaatttacaaagacatagattactaattaaaaaaaaaataaatcagaattaaatttcacaaatggtacatatatgacaaaaggatcatggcctattaagacttaaattcattccctgcattttcttgatcagagtgacaattgaacagtcggtatatcagtctgccagcaatctcatcatactgtcccacaatagccacaggttttTCATacacaaatctgcaagtccaatcgaatgcagtcagcctgtaaggttgtcaaaaatttattcctcaacatttctaactccattttggctgtcatatttattggatattgttttcccttaccggatcgaagtcctgtttcagatctatcagtgcagtatttgctttatcgaaacattggctgttaatagtagtggaaatacagcatttgaaatttccttggagatttctcacttgcagcaagcagatctgcaccatccaagcagcatcttgtaggccatgcaacta
This genomic window from Columba livia isolate bColLiv1 breed racing homer chromosome W unlocalized genomic scaffold, bColLiv1.pat.W.v2 SUPER_W_unloc_4, whole genome shotgun sequence contains:
- the LOC135577496 gene encoding T-cell receptor-associated transmembrane adapter 1-like, whose protein sequence is MFHLLFLFFLTNFPAKKYKDYEDNSPSYDGYYTEDDPVYGNLNQDILEECCYEQMKSQPQRPVNQLQVESAHQMCYASLDHSVKGKRRKPRRKKGPSLEEDEEERSSNPTMMASKVSIYLNSEQLAAENTTNVEAIHDDPMRLMGLIHTTKERTFEVAS